Proteins encoded by one window of Chrysemys picta bellii isolate R12L10 chromosome 10, ASM1138683v2, whole genome shotgun sequence:
- the LOC101931884 gene encoding mesoderm posterior protein 2: MASCPAQLLAQDLQLLPSQALLQEWGWAHSDSTSPTSSSDSYSLSPSSALLASREPLHGCLPGQAPALPPKHRADPCHSSQRAQCRAGGGQRQSASEREKLRMRNLSKALHTLRRYLPPSVAPAGQSLTKIETLRLAIRYISHLSELLGLNEETLAQRRGGPRRHCPLCPEGLGCCQARTPGLQAASPAPWEGSPPAAESWMSSTCCPAAGTPPEPHRALGTDTASWLSPPYCPAPGTPPELVWTQSTGAASWVSPTSCSETGTPLELRGAQISDIMAWGSPTSRPKAGSPPEPHGTASWGSCTDPAAPPEPNGIGATDARHWTSPTHCPLLAAFYQAGPMSPALDWSIDPSPQPACSHHRGVPAEPAQQQEWGAAGTEEVMRSRTSAAFGCRDTGLFTD, encoded by the exons ATGGCCAGCTGTCCTGCCCAGCTCCTAGCCCAGGACCTCCAGCTACTCCCAAGCCAGGCCCtgctgcaggagtggggctgggccCACTCAGACTCCAcctctcccacctcctcctcaGACTCCTATAGCCTGTCCCCTTCTTCTGCACTCCTGGCTTCCCGGGAGCCCCTCCACGGCTGCCTCCCGGGGCAAGCACCCGCTCTGCCCCCCAAGCACCGGGCAgatccctgccacagcagccagagGGCACAGTGCAGGGCAGGCGGCGGGCAGAGGCAGAGCGCCAGCGAGCGGGAGAAGCTGCGCATGAGGAACCTGTCCAAGGCTCTCCACACCCTGCGACGCTACCTGCCCCCCTCGGTGGCACCGGCCGGCCAGAGCCTGACCAAGATCGAGACCCTGCGCCTCGCCATCCGCTACATCTCCCACCTGTCGGAGTTGCTGGGGCTCAACGAGGAGACGCTGGCCCAGAGGAGAGGGGGCCCACGCCGGCACTGCCCCCTCTGCCCCGAGGGGCTGGGTTGCTGCCAGGCCAGGACCCCTGGCCTCCAGGCAGCATCTCCAGCCCCGTGGGAGGGGTCCCCCCCGGCCGCAGAGTCCTGGATGTCGTCCACCTGCTGCCCTGCCGCAGGGACACCCCCCGAGCCGCACAGGGCACTCGGCACAGACACAGCCTCTTGGCTTTCGCCCCCTtactgccctgccccagggacaCCCCCCGAGCTGGTTTGGACTCAAAGTACTGGAGCAGCATCCTGGGTGTCACCCACCTCCTGCTCTGAAACAGGGACTCCCCTGGAGCTCCGTGGGGCCCAGATCTCAGACATAATGGCCTGGGGCTCACCCACCTCCCGCCCCAAGGCAGGGAGCCCTCCAGAGCCCCATGGCACAGCGTCCTGGGGATCCTGCACTGACCCGGCAGCCCCCCCGGAGCCCAATGGGATCGGAGCCACGGACGCAAGGCACTGGACATCACCCacgcactgccccctgctggctgctttcTACCAG gcagggcCCATGTCTCCAGCCCTGGACTGGTCCATtgaccccagcccccagccagcctGCAGCCACCACAGGGGCGTCCCGGCAGAGCCGGCCCAGCAGCAGGAATGGGGGGCAGCTGGCACGGAAGAGGTGATGAGAAGCAGGACATCGGCCGCGTTTGGGTGCAGAGATACGGGGCTCTTCACGGACTAG
- the LOC101932165 gene encoding mesoderm posterior protein 1-like yields MASSPAQLLAPDLLLPPGQALLQEWGRAQPSTEGYSSCSPTPSTDSCGLSPLYPLCPAPQEPCSSCPAAPSLVLTPRRRAGLCPAYGSRKGSRGRAGGGQRQSASEREKLRMRNLSKALHTLRRYLPPSVAPAGQSLTKIETLRLAIRYISHLSELLGLSEETLAQRRGGPRRHCPLCPEGLGCCQARTPGLQAASPAPWEGSPPAAESWVSSTCCPAAGTPPEPHRALSTDTASWLSPPYCPAPGDPEPHRARILDAGPMLLPAEFADMGLSSQDLSGELLSLLEALLPQD; encoded by the exons ATGGCCAGCTCTCCTGCCCAGCTCCTAGCCCCGGATCTCCTgctgcccccaggccaggccctgctgcaggagtggggcagggcccagcccagCACGGAGGGGTACAGCAGCTGCTCCCCAACGCCCTCCACCGACTCCTGCGGCCTCTCGCCCCTCTACCCCCTCTGCCCAGCTCCCcaggagccctgcagcagctgccctgcagccccGAGCCTGGTGCTGACGCCAAGACGCAGGGCTGGCCTGTGCCCAGCCTACGGGAGCAGGAAGGGCAGCCGGGGAAGGGCAGGCGGCGGGCAGAGGCAGAGCGCCAGCGAGCGGGAGAAGCTGCGCATGAGGAACCTGTCCAAGGCTCTCCACACCCTGCGACGCTACCTGCCCCCCTCGGTGGCACCGGCCGGCCAGAGCCTGACCAAGATCGAGACCCTGCGCCTCGCCATCCGCTACATCTCCCACCTGTCGGAGCTGCTGGGGCTCAGCGAGGAGACGCTGGCCCAGAGGAGAGGGGGCCCACGCCGGCACTGCCCCCTCTGCCCCGAGGGGCTGGGTTGCTGCCAGGCCAGGACCCCTGGCCTCCAGGCAGCATCTCCAGCCCCGTGGGAGGGGTCCCCCCCGGCCGCAGAGTCCTGGGTGTCGTCCACCTGCTGCCCTGCCGCAGGGACACCCCCCGAGCCGCACAGGGCACTCAGCACAGACACAGCCTCTTGGCTTTCGCCCCCTtactgccctgccccaggggacCCCGAGCCGCACAGGGCACGAATCCTGGATGCGGGGCCGATGCTGCTGccagctgagtttgcagacatGGGTCTGTCCTCCCAG GATCTCTCCGGcgagctcctctccctcctggagGCCCTGCTTCCCCAGGACTGA
- the LOC101932446 gene encoding gonadotropin-releasing hormone II receptor-like: MNVSQGAGMVPCSSLLPSEGGCGWGPWPNGSEGALQLPTFSPAAKARVILTFVLLTLSAAGNLAVLWAGAGGRRGKLSHVRVLLLHLAAADLLVTFVVMPLDAVWNITVQWRAGDLACRLLMYLKLLAMYASAFITVVISLDRQAAILRPLAIAQAHRRNRLMLYAAWLLSAGLSVPQLFLFHTVTIRSPQTFTQCTTWGSFPRRWHETAYNMLGFACLFLLPLLIMVSCYSRILLEISRRMGTGLFSKEVALRRSTSNIPRARLRVLKLSLVIVSSFVVCWTPYYLLGLWYWFCPRAMEETVSQSLTHVLFIFGLLNACLDPLTYGLFTIPFRRGLGHCCRGGHGAGPEPCSPATGSSRCSATSLHAKRSTTTTPAHETPGAQSRLGNGTGSVDSSYL; this comes from the exons ATGAACGTCAGCCAGGGAGCGGGCATGGTACCCTGCAGCAGCCTCCTGCCCTCCGAGGGCGGCTGTGGGTGGGGCCCCTGGCCCAACGGGAGCGAGGGGGCCCTGCAGCTGCCCACCTTCTCCCCCGCCGCCAAGGCCCGCGTCATCCTCACCTTCGTGCTGCTCACCCTCTCGGCCGCTGGCAACCTGGCGGTGCTGTGGGCGGGCGCGGGCGGGCGGCGTGGGAAGCTCTCGCACGTCCGCGTGCTCCTGCTGCACCTGGCGGCGGCCGACCTCCTGGTCACTTTCGTGGTGATGCCGCTGGACGCCGTCTGGAACATCACAGTGCAGTGGCGGGCAGGGGACCTGGCCTGCCGCCTCCTCATGTACCTCAAGCTGCTGGCCATGTACGCCTCGGCTTTCATCACCGTGGTGATCAGCCTGGACCGCCAGGCTGCCATCCTGCGCCCGCTGGCCATCGCCCAGGCCCACAGGAGGAACCGGCTCATGCTGTATGCGGCCTGGCTACTGAGTGCTGGGCTCTCCGTGCCCCAG CTGTTCCTGTTCCACACAGTCACCATCCGCTCCCCGCAGACCTTCACCCAGTGCACCACGTGGGGCAGCTTCCCCCGGCGCTGGCACGAGACGGCCTACAACATGCTGGGCTTCGCCTGCCTCTTCCTCCTGCCGCTGCTCATCATGGTCTCCTGCTACTCCCGCATCCTGCTGGAGATCTCCCGGCGCATGGGCACCGGCCTCT TCTCCAAGGAGgtggccctgcgccgctccacCAGCAACATCCCACGGGCACGGCTGCGTGTGCTGAAGCTGAGCCTGGTCATCGTCAGCTCCTTCGTCGTGTGCTGGACGCCCTACTACCTGCTGGGCCTGTGGTACTGGTTCTGCCCCCGCGCCATGGAGGAGACCGTCTCCCAGTCCCTCACCCACGTCCTCTTCATCTTTGGCCTCCTCAACGCCTGCCTGGACCCCCTCACCTACGGCCTCTTCACCATCCCCttccgcagggggctggggcactgcTGCCGGGGGGGGCACGGAGCGGGGCCCGAGCCCTGTTCCCCGGCAACTGGATCCTCCCGCTGCTCCGCCACCTCCTTGCACGCCAAGCGGAGCACCACGACCACCCCGGCGCACGAGACGCCCGGAGCCCAGAGCCGACTGGGCAATGGGACCGGCAGCGTCGACAGCAGCTACCTGTGA